A region of Nitrospinota bacterium DNA encodes the following proteins:
- a CDS encoding ParA family protein: protein MGKIIAIANQKGGVGKTTTAVNLGAGLAINERRTLLIDLDPQGNAGSGLGVDRSRLTKTVYNALLDNGDTAGAIQPTKLSHLEVLPSTIDLIGAEIELVGVEDREARLRMALEPLRNTYEFILIDNPPSLGLLTINALAAADSVLIPLQCEYYPLEGLSQLLKTVNLVRNAFNPSLVIEGIVLTMFDSRTAVAHQVAREVRELFGSRVFKTVVPRNVRLSEAPSHGLPAVLYDARSRGAQAYLDLTKEVLAHAAQTSRAGSSGPDTRYIGSGNS, encoded by the coding sequence GTGGGCAAAATTATCGCCATAGCTAATCAGAAGGGGGGCGTGGGCAAAACCACGACCGCCGTCAACCTCGGTGCCGGCCTCGCTATCAACGAAAGGAGGACCCTCCTAATAGACCTTGACCCACAGGGAAACGCAGGCAGCGGCCTTGGGGTGGACCGCTCTCGACTAACCAAGACCGTATATAACGCTCTTTTAGACAACGGCGATACGGCTGGGGCCATTCAGCCGACAAAGCTGTCCCACCTGGAGGTCCTCCCGTCCACAATAGATCTCATTGGGGCCGAGATAGAGCTTGTGGGCGTTGAAGATCGGGAGGCCCGGCTTCGGATGGCATTGGAACCGCTTAGGAATACCTACGAGTTCATCCTCATCGACAACCCACCATCACTCGGGTTACTTACAATCAATGCCTTGGCGGCTGCAGACAGCGTGCTCATCCCATTACAATGTGAATACTATCCCCTTGAAGGACTTTCACAATTATTAAAAACGGTCAACCTTGTGAGGAATGCCTTTAATCCCTCCCTAGTTATTGAGGGGATTGTCTTGACAATGTTTGATAGCCGTACGGCTGTGGCCCATCAAGTGGCTAGAGAGGTGCGGGAACTATTTGGGAGTCGGGTTTTTAAAACCGTAGTTCCACGTAATGTCAGGCTTAGCGAAGCGCCGAGCCACGGCCTACCGGCGGTTCTTTACGATGCACGAAGCCGTGGTGCGCAGGCATATCTCGATCTTACCAAGGAGGTGCTAGCCCATGCAGCGCAAACCTCTAGGGCGGGGTCTAGCGGCCCTGATACCCGATATATTGGAAGCGGAAATAGTTGA
- the dnaA gene encoding chromosomal replication initiator protein DnaA: protein MQDVWNKSLSRIESAISKQSFDTWIRPTRIIAWGDSEVTIGVPNRFFRDWVADNYSDLIASSLSSAMGQRPAVKFIIDPPIERDEPPPEEDNEPQAFMAPTTYVPPPFLNPKYTFSNFVVGSSNQFANAACMAVADVPAKAYNPLFLYGGVGLGKTHLLHAIAHHILSRDHGVRICYISSERFINDLISSIQHDKMADFRNRYRNMDVLLVDDIQFIAGKDRTQEEFFHTFNTLYESHRQIVVSSDSFPKDIRGLEERLRSRFEWGLIADIQAPDLETKIAILNRNAAVQNIPLPSEVGHLIADRVKSNIRELEGCLLRISAYSSITGRPIDLAMAEEVLEKIFTSRERRITIDAIMRAVAKHFEIRVSDLKSKKRVRSISVPRQIAMFIARTHTKASLPEIGRHFGGKDHTTVIHSYNKIDRLIKIDKETERHIQDIVNMLEE from the coding sequence ATGCAAGACGTTTGGAACAAAAGCCTTTCTAGAATCGAATCTGCGATAAGCAAACAATCTTTCGACACATGGATTCGCCCGACACGCATCATAGCGTGGGGGGACAGCGAGGTCACCATCGGGGTCCCCAATCGGTTTTTCCGGGATTGGGTGGCCGACAACTATTCGGACCTGATAGCGAGCTCGTTATCGAGCGCCATGGGCCAAAGGCCCGCCGTAAAATTTATCATCGACCCGCCGATCGAAAGAGATGAGCCCCCCCCTGAAGAAGATAACGAGCCCCAGGCTTTCATGGCTCCCACAACCTATGTTCCACCACCATTCCTAAACCCTAAGTACACCTTTTCAAACTTCGTCGTAGGATCATCCAACCAGTTCGCTAACGCTGCCTGCATGGCGGTCGCCGATGTACCGGCGAAAGCTTACAATCCACTCTTCCTATACGGAGGGGTCGGCCTCGGCAAAACCCATTTGCTCCACGCCATCGCCCACCACATTCTGAGTCGGGACCATGGCGTGAGAATTTGCTATATTTCCAGCGAGAGGTTCATCAATGATCTCATAAGCTCCATCCAGCACGACAAGATGGCAGACTTCCGAAATCGCTACAGGAACATGGATGTGCTGCTCGTCGATGACATCCAGTTTATCGCCGGCAAAGACAGGACACAGGAGGAGTTCTTCCACACATTCAACACTTTGTACGAGAGCCACCGGCAAATCGTCGTCTCCTCCGACTCCTTCCCGAAGGACATCCGGGGCTTGGAGGAGCGTCTCCGCAGCCGGTTTGAGTGGGGTCTTATTGCAGACATCCAGGCCCCGGACCTAGAGACAAAAATTGCCATCCTCAACCGTAATGCTGCAGTCCAGAATATACCTCTCCCCAGCGAGGTGGGCCATCTAATCGCTGACCGAGTCAAGTCCAATATTAGAGAGCTCGAGGGTTGCCTTCTCCGCATATCAGCCTACTCTTCCATCACCGGCCGACCCATTGACCTGGCTATGGCCGAAGAGGTGCTTGAAAAGATATTTACCAGCAGAGAGCGCCGCATTACCATCGATGCAATTATGCGAGCAGTAGCTAAGCACTTCGAGATTAGAGTCAGCGACCTGAAAAGCAAAAAGCGAGTGCGATCCATATCTGTCCCTCGTCAAATCGCAATGTTCATTGCTCGAACACACACTAAGGCTAGCCTTCCGGAAATTGGTCGCCACTTCGGAGGCAAAGACCATACCACCGTAATCCACTCGTATAACAAAATAGATCGTCTTATAAAAATAGACAAAGAGACCGAACGTCATATTCAAGACATAGTCAATATGTTAGAGGAGTAA
- a CDS encoding ParB/RepB/Spo0J family partition protein produces the protein MQRKPLGRGLAALIPDILEAEIVEAGQTSRAPVELPIHQIKPNRHQPRARFTNKSMEELVASIRIHGVVQPIVVRPMEEGTYEIVAGERRLRAALQAGLSLIPAVVRDADDGEALEIALVENILREDLSPIEEARAFITLIENYGLSQEEVGKRVGRDRSTVSNTLRLLTLPDELQEEIGIGGISAGHARAILMLERSDDQKALGRAIQREGLSVRATEVRARRMSGFKKGRQNRQHDVFIQSIAEEFTRNLGTRVVIRPRRKGGVVEIHYFSDEELEGLRAKIRG, from the coding sequence ATGCAGCGCAAACCTCTAGGGCGGGGTCTAGCGGCCCTGATACCCGATATATTGGAAGCGGAAATAGTTGAGGCAGGCCAGACGTCTAGGGCACCCGTAGAGCTCCCCATCCATCAGATAAAACCCAACCGGCATCAGCCTAGGGCCCGTTTCACCAATAAATCGATGGAGGAGCTGGTGGCATCTATCCGTATCCATGGTGTTGTTCAGCCTATCGTGGTTCGTCCGATGGAGGAGGGAACATACGAAATTGTTGCTGGAGAACGTCGGTTAAGGGCAGCTCTCCAAGCTGGGCTGTCGTTGATCCCAGCCGTAGTGAGAGATGCGGATGACGGAGAGGCCCTTGAAATTGCCTTGGTGGAGAACATACTTCGGGAGGATCTCAGTCCAATTGAAGAGGCTAGAGCTTTTATAACATTAATTGAAAATTACGGCCTTAGCCAGGAGGAGGTCGGGAAGCGGGTGGGTCGTGATCGGTCTACGGTGTCCAATACATTGCGTCTACTCACATTACCTGACGAGCTTCAAGAGGAGATAGGAATTGGCGGTATTAGCGCGGGTCACGCCCGGGCGATCCTAATGCTGGAGAGGTCAGATGACCAAAAAGCCCTTGGCCGGGCCATTCAAAGGGAGGGTCTTTCGGTTCGGGCTACTGAGGTGAGAGCACGGAGGATGAGTGGCTTTAAAAAGGGCCGTCAAAATCGCCAGCATGACGTTTTTATCCAATCTATTGCAGAAGAGTTTACCCGCAACCTTGGCACAAGGGTTGTCATTCGACCACGGCGCAAGGGTGGAGTTGTTGAAATTCACTATTTTTCCGATGAGGAGTTGGAAGGTCTTCGAGCGAAAATCCGAGGATAA
- the rsmG gene encoding 16S rRNA (guanine(527)-N(7))-methyltransferase RsmG yields MTEPSLSATLRREIQRARLGVERGKEAKLAAYLGELARWNEKTNLTALETDLERVTVLVVQSLQMDRAVPPSRELMVLDIGAGNGAPGLVLAVVHPYWRLDLLEPNKRKVAFLKHVARSLGLANVKVLNARAEELAEEVSYRWAYDAVLSRATAKLGNLIALADPFLAPGGRLVTLKGRQWESELAVGLPAAMRKRYAIEEAGKLAASPGGRKMTVVAAKKEGYKKEG; encoded by the coding sequence ATGACTGAGCCGTCGTTGTCGGCCACGTTACGACGAGAAATTCAGCGAGCCCGGCTTGGGGTCGAGCGAGGAAAAGAGGCGAAGCTGGCCGCCTACTTGGGCGAGCTCGCCCGCTGGAACGAGAAAACAAACCTAACGGCCCTTGAAACCGACCTGGAACGGGTGACCGTGCTCGTCGTCCAAAGTCTACAGATGGACCGGGCCGTTCCACCAAGCCGCGAGCTTATGGTCCTCGACATCGGTGCGGGCAACGGGGCCCCGGGGCTAGTGCTTGCCGTAGTACACCCTTATTGGAGGCTTGACCTGCTGGAGCCCAATAAGCGAAAAGTGGCCTTTCTAAAACATGTGGCCCGTAGCCTAGGCCTCGCAAATGTCAAGGTTCTCAACGCCAGGGCAGAGGAGCTTGCCGAGGAGGTCAGCTATCGGTGGGCCTATGATGCGGTGTTATCCCGTGCGACGGCCAAGCTCGGAAACTTAATCGCCCTGGCCGACCCATTTCTCGCCCCGGGCGGGCGCCTGGTGACACTGAAGGGTCGCCAGTGGGAGAGCGAGTTGGCCGTCGGCCTTCCCGCAGCCATGCGTAAGCGTTACGCTATTGAGGAGGCTGGAAAGCTAGCCGCCTCTCCAGGCGGTCGAAAAATGACCGTAGTGGCTGCCAAGAAGGAGGGCTACAAGAAGGAGGGCTAA
- a CDS encoding ATP synthase F0 subunit B yields MSRSRRVLLIALFAAAPILLVMAPGAMAAEVVHHAFNWKKEALRYVNFLVVVGVLWWLLKDRVPKFFDDRRAKIDQAIKEANASKAKGDERRAEYEAKIAQVEQDIAVIDAERDRRIESMRVELTQAAEATAERVAHDAEERIESELNRARADLQREASLLALELAEGLIKERVKKKHHRKLFEETVEKLEGLK; encoded by the coding sequence GTGAGCCGGAGTCGCCGGGTTCTGCTCATCGCGTTGTTCGCAGCCGCGCCGATCCTGCTTGTGATGGCTCCCGGCGCCATGGCAGCGGAGGTCGTCCATCATGCCTTTAATTGGAAGAAGGAAGCATTGAGGTACGTAAACTTCCTCGTTGTTGTGGGGGTGCTTTGGTGGTTGCTGAAGGATAGGGTTCCTAAATTCTTCGACGATAGGCGGGCTAAGATCGACCAGGCTATAAAGGAGGCCAATGCATCAAAGGCTAAAGGTGATGAGAGGCGGGCAGAGTACGAAGCCAAGATTGCTCAGGTCGAGCAGGACATAGCCGTTATAGATGCTGAGAGAGACCGCAGGATCGAGTCGATGCGAGTTGAACTGACTCAGGCCGCTGAGGCGACTGCCGAGCGGGTAGCTCACGATGCCGAGGAGCGCATCGAATCTGAGCTCAACCGGGCACGGGCCGATCTTCAGCGTGAGGCGAGCCTACTGGCCTTGGAGCTTGCCGAGGGGCTAATTAAGGAACGGGTGAAAAAAAAGCACCACCGAAAGCTCTTTGAAGAGACCGTCGAGAAGCTGGAGGGTCTTAAGTGA
- the atpH gene encoding ATP synthase F1 subunit delta, with amino-acid sequence MTGNVVARRYAKAMVETVTEQEGDYEAVHAELRGLAAVIDGHRDLRHLLYSPSVRLDVKGEIMGDLLGRVELSALSSTFVKLLLEKGRLRYLGSIAETFGEMANERMGRLKVTVRSATPLTKTNIKKLSAELKKATGKTILMETIVDPALIGGLVVRIGGQVLDGSIRHQLAAMRESLVRG; translated from the coding sequence GTGACTGGGAACGTCGTGGCTCGACGCTACGCTAAGGCAATGGTCGAGACGGTGACCGAACAGGAGGGGGACTACGAGGCCGTGCATGCGGAGCTTCGAGGGCTGGCTGCTGTCATTGATGGCCATCGGGACCTCAGACACCTGCTCTATAGCCCATCGGTCCGGCTCGATGTCAAGGGAGAAATCATGGGGGACCTTCTGGGGCGGGTCGAGCTCTCGGCCCTTTCGTCTACCTTTGTGAAACTGTTGCTCGAGAAGGGGCGGCTTCGGTACTTAGGTTCCATAGCAGAGACCTTCGGGGAGATGGCCAACGAGCGCATGGGAAGGCTGAAAGTGACCGTAAGAAGTGCCACCCCTCTGACAAAAACCAACATCAAGAAGCTTTCGGCCGAGCTTAAAAAAGCCACGGGCAAGACTATTTTGATGGAGACCATTGTCGATCCTGCTCTCATCGGCGGGCTCGTCGTGAGAATTGGGGGGCAGGTGCTCGACGGAAGCATCAGACATCAACTGGCCGCAATGCGTGAGTCGTTGGTGCGGGGCTAG
- a CDS encoding polymer-forming cytoskeletal protein, producing the protein METDYGEKKVRDKGEADTEVAAFLGTGTEFNGTLTFEGTIRIDGKVSGEVISQDTLVVGENAEVDAEINVGVLVCRGQVSGNVKASGRIELHETSELRGNISTPQLMISEGAIFHGSCEMPQAGDKVTLLSAITSGSPVAETPVEEMLESEEADIGP; encoded by the coding sequence ATGGAAACGGATTATGGGGAGAAGAAGGTTCGGGATAAAGGCGAAGCTGATACTGAAGTTGCAGCCTTTCTTGGAACGGGCACGGAGTTTAACGGTACGCTGACTTTTGAAGGCACTATTCGGATTGATGGTAAGGTCTCTGGTGAGGTCATAAGTCAAGATACGCTCGTCGTCGGCGAGAATGCCGAGGTGGATGCTGAGATTAACGTGGGAGTGCTTGTGTGCCGCGGTCAGGTCAGTGGCAATGTCAAGGCGTCGGGACGCATTGAGCTTCACGAGACGAGCGAGCTCAGGGGCAATATCTCTACACCGCAGCTTATGATTTCTGAAGGAGCAATATTTCACGGGTCATGCGAGATGCCCCAGGCCGGAGACAAGGTAACACTTCTTTCAGCTATCACCTCTGGTTCTCCTGTTGCCGAGACACCGGTCGAGGAGATGCTAGAATCCGAGGAAGCCGATATCGGACCATAA
- the yidD gene encoding membrane protein insertion efficiency factor YidD: protein MIRIPALVLIMLWRRCVSPWLPSVCRFYPSCSVYAWEAINSKGLTRGSLLSLRRIVRCHPFHPGGVDLPPGWEA from the coding sequence ATGATAAGAATCCCAGCTCTCGTATTGATTATGTTATGGCGCCGCTGCGTGTCACCTTGGCTTCCTTCAGTATGTCGGTTTTACCCTAGTTGCTCCGTATACGCATGGGAGGCCATTAACTCTAAGGGACTAACCCGCGGTTCCTTGCTAAGTCTGAGGCGCATTGTCCGCTGTCATCCCTTCCATCCGGGAGGAGTAGACCTCCCGCCGGGTTGGGAGGCGTAA
- a CDS encoding ATP synthase F0 subunit B, which yields MLDINFTFFIQFLNFIVLMFILNVLLFKPVIALMARRRAMIDQTLEEGRAAETVADETLKRYHDLLAAARSAADVRFAEVQVAIEEGHRGHLAEAERRAGEATTAATVSIRETGENVREDLRGQAQALAEAIAEKVLGRLV from the coding sequence ATGCTTGATATTAACTTCACCTTCTTTATTCAGTTTCTTAATTTTATCGTCCTCATGTTTATTCTTAACGTCCTGCTTTTTAAGCCGGTCATTGCCTTAATGGCTCGACGTAGAGCGATGATCGATCAAACCCTGGAAGAGGGACGAGCGGCTGAGACCGTGGCAGATGAGACTCTAAAGCGGTATCACGATTTGCTGGCGGCAGCCAGGAGTGCTGCAGATGTTCGCTTCGCAGAGGTGCAGGTCGCTATCGAGGAAGGGCATCGCGGGCACCTTGCCGAGGCGGAACGGCGGGCCGGCGAGGCGACCACCGCCGCAACGGTCTCCATCCGGGAGACGGGCGAGAACGTAAGAGAGGACCTTCGCGGCCAAGCACAGGCCCTGGCAGAGGCAATCGCTGAAAAGGTTCTCGGGCGGTTAGTATGA
- the rpmH gene encoding 50S ribosomal protein L34 — MKRTYQPKVVKRKRTHGFRARMKTRGGRAVLNRRRSKGRKTLAP, encoded by the coding sequence GTGAAGAGAACCTATCAACCAAAGGTTGTAAAGCGTAAGCGGACCCACGGTTTCCGAGCAAGAATGAAAACCAGGGGGGGGCGTGCGGTGTTGAATCGTCGCCGCTCCAAGGGCCGAAAAACCCTCGCCCCCTGA
- the gyrB gene encoding DNA topoisomerase (ATP-hydrolyzing) subunit B: protein MGSTYDARKIQILKGLEPVRKRPAMYIGSTGPTGLHHLVYEVVDNAVDEAMAGWCDKIELTIHVDNSITVIDNGRGIPVDMHPDVKKPAVEVVMTMLHAGGKFDKESYKVSGGLHGVGVSVVNALSERLALEIYRDGHIWEQSYKRGKPVGPLKKTRKTKKTGTKITFSPDPKIFDSIEFSYDTITSRMRELAFLTGGLTIRVRDEESEREDSFQYKGGIVEFVGHINERKGPLHKKIPYIQSERDGVQVEVALQYNDGYVESVYSFANNINTVEGGTHLAGFRSALTRTINAYGSANNLFRGLDNTPTGDDAREGLAAVVSVRVPEPQFEGQTKTKLGNSEIKGIVEAALNEGLGAFFEENPPTARKIIEKVVNATRGREAARKARDLVRRKTALEVSSLPGKLADCSETDPARCELFIVEGDSAGGSAKQGRDRATQAVLPLRGKLLNVEKARLDKVLSNQEIQNIITALGAGVEEDMDLSRLRYHKVIIMTDADVDGAHIRTLLLTLFFRQMRPVVDHGHLYIAQPPLYRVKRGKAEQYIKNEKAFLDYQLELATRALTVTTGDNKSYTGERLRVLLEHAQRYQWAFDRFIRKGFTADVLKWLVLADPPPKRVFESEKALRAYLAPLTKKLKRHTINTRVGDDELAHICIETEVNGQRREAVFTYDLVTSAEFRSLRGAYKQVAGLDAGPIWVEGPDGERASLEGGQAVVEHALAVARKGLSVQRYKGLGEMNPEQLWKTTMNPATRTILQVTVEDAFEADITFTTLMGDQVEPRRQFIEAHASEARHLDV from the coding sequence CTGGGGTCGACATACGACGCTCGAAAAATTCAGATCCTAAAAGGCCTGGAACCAGTTCGGAAGCGGCCGGCTATGTATATCGGGTCAACCGGACCAACCGGGCTACACCATCTAGTCTACGAGGTAGTTGATAACGCTGTCGATGAAGCGATGGCTGGTTGGTGCGACAAGATAGAACTGACTATTCATGTGGACAATTCTATTACTGTAATAGATAACGGCAGGGGCATTCCCGTTGATATGCACCCGGATGTTAAAAAACCCGCTGTCGAAGTCGTAATGACAATGCTTCACGCTGGCGGAAAGTTTGACAAGGAGAGCTACAAGGTCTCTGGAGGACTTCACGGTGTTGGGGTTAGTGTCGTAAACGCATTATCAGAGCGACTAGCGCTGGAGATTTATCGGGACGGGCACATTTGGGAGCAGTCATACAAAAGAGGTAAGCCCGTAGGACCCCTCAAAAAGACCCGAAAAACAAAAAAGACGGGTACGAAGATTACATTTAGCCCCGACCCGAAGATTTTCGATTCCATCGAATTCTCATATGACACAATCACTTCCCGGATGAGAGAGCTCGCATTTTTAACTGGGGGCCTCACAATACGTGTCCGGGACGAGGAGAGCGAGCGAGAGGACTCGTTCCAATACAAAGGAGGCATTGTCGAGTTCGTAGGGCATATCAACGAGAGGAAGGGCCCGCTTCACAAAAAAATTCCCTATATCCAATCCGAGCGGGACGGCGTTCAGGTCGAGGTAGCCCTTCAATATAATGATGGATACGTTGAGAGCGTGTACTCATTCGCCAATAACATCAATACGGTAGAAGGAGGGACACACCTCGCTGGGTTCAGATCGGCGCTGACTCGCACAATAAACGCCTATGGGTCGGCGAATAATCTTTTTCGAGGGCTTGATAATACCCCTACCGGTGACGATGCCAGAGAGGGCTTGGCCGCTGTAGTGTCGGTCCGGGTTCCCGAGCCTCAGTTCGAGGGCCAGACTAAGACTAAGCTTGGAAACTCCGAAATCAAGGGCATAGTTGAGGCTGCACTCAACGAAGGCCTGGGAGCTTTCTTCGAGGAGAACCCACCGACAGCACGCAAGATTATTGAGAAGGTGGTCAACGCCACGCGGGGCCGAGAAGCTGCTCGTAAGGCCAGGGATCTGGTCCGCCGGAAAACCGCTCTGGAGGTATCGAGCCTGCCAGGCAAGCTTGCCGATTGTTCCGAGACCGACCCGGCCCGATGCGAGCTCTTCATAGTTGAGGGCGACTCAGCCGGAGGCAGCGCCAAGCAGGGCAGGGACCGGGCCACACAGGCGGTGTTGCCGTTGAGAGGCAAGCTCCTCAACGTTGAGAAGGCCCGTCTCGATAAGGTCCTCAGCAATCAGGAGATTCAAAACATCATCACCGCTCTTGGCGCGGGCGTTGAGGAGGACATGGACCTGTCGAGGCTACGCTACCACAAGGTTATCATCATGACCGATGCTGATGTAGATGGAGCTCATATCCGGACACTTTTGCTGACACTTTTCTTCCGCCAGATGCGGCCCGTCGTCGATCACGGCCACCTCTACATCGCCCAGCCCCCTCTCTATAGAGTCAAGCGCGGCAAGGCTGAGCAGTATATAAAGAACGAGAAGGCCTTCCTCGACTACCAGCTTGAGCTTGCCACGAGGGCCCTCACGGTAACGACCGGCGACAATAAATCCTACACCGGAGAGCGTCTTCGCGTCCTCTTAGAGCACGCTCAGCGGTACCAGTGGGCATTCGACCGGTTCATCCGCAAGGGCTTCACGGCTGATGTTCTCAAATGGCTTGTATTGGCCGATCCTCCCCCGAAGCGGGTCTTCGAAAGCGAGAAAGCCTTGCGGGCCTACCTTGCGCCCCTTACGAAGAAGCTAAAGCGGCACACAATCAATACCCGAGTTGGTGATGACGAGCTTGCTCACATCTGCATCGAGACGGAGGTCAATGGCCAGAGGCGCGAGGCCGTCTTCACATACGATCTCGTCACGTCGGCCGAATTCCGCTCCCTCCGCGGAGCATACAAGCAAGTGGCGGGGCTCGACGCAGGGCCTATCTGGGTGGAGGGCCCCGATGGGGAGCGTGCCAGCCTTGAGGGCGGCCAGGCTGTGGTGGAGCACGCCCTGGCGGTGGCCCGCAAGGGTCTCTCGGTCCAACGTTACAAGGGCCTCGGAGAAATGAACCCGGAGCAACTCTGGAAGACGACCATGAATCCGGCGACCCGCACAATACTCCAGGTCACCGTCGAGGACGCCTTCGAGGCCGATATTACCTTTACCACACTGATGGGCGACCAGGTCGAGCCCCGTCGCCAATTTATCGAGGCCCACGCCTCCGAGGCGAGGCACCTCGATGTCTAG
- a CDS encoding ribonuclease P protein component, with translation MTKGARLHVGAEIRRVIRGGRRVKAGPYIVYGQQATLSAGSRIVVIVPRRTGTQVVRNSIKRTFREAFRLTRGGWHQNWDLVIYVRSSPKTITMQGAAQVLEKAVKSYELSPEKNG, from the coding sequence TTGACCAAGGGTGCGCGCCTCCATGTAGGCGCTGAAATTAGACGTGTCATTCGAGGGGGCCGTCGAGTTAAGGCTGGCCCCTACATTGTATACGGCCAACAGGCTACCTTGTCTGCAGGAAGCCGTATTGTTGTCATTGTGCCCCGCAGGACCGGAACGCAAGTTGTCCGCAACAGCATCAAGCGAACGTTCCGGGAGGCCTTCCGGCTAACCAGGGGCGGCTGGCATCAAAATTGGGATCTAGTCATTTACGTTCGTTCTTCACCAAAAACCATAACGATGCAGGGCGCCGCCCAAGTGCTAGAAAAAGCCGTCAAGTCTTATGAGTTATCCCCCGAGAAGAATGGCTAA
- the yidC gene encoding membrane protein insertase YidC → MERRQLLAIVLMFIVLVAYQIFYVERFQKRPKRPKLPSTVEVTERPPAQAMPPIVASQPSLTFDEEYVRVLTSLYEATFSTRGAALVSFKLRKYPLTPGKGKELVDLIPTGERALVLDFDDPGLRKASMEGIFAVSAESLELSEAKASGEVTFTYVGPKGSRLIKRLTFHDGKYGFEMDTYVKRPDDSKAPIDHRVLWAYGLGGGNSGYGAYTTVSHLIGKDRSVDKPGKLLPLTVHKGSAAWSAIQTKYFTAILAARNGVAAAAVAKQTREKPITKTSWTFQKRTTIQKVSELAPGLAYTNTGEASRERILVFAGPKLPVRLKSYGSKLERVIDHGWFGPVSRPLLALLLLINRPIGNYGVSIILLTIAVKALFFPLSVKQQKSMRQMTKLQPRLKALQDRYKNDKQKLNKETMDLYKREKVNPLGGCLPLLVQFPVIIALYTVLGEALELRGAHFFLWITDLSVPESLFVPWFHVLPILMGGMMLLQNHIAPATAMGGAGGDPRQQQMLKYMPIIFLFIFWGFPAGLNLYWTVYTVLGIGEQFIIKRRMPPEESRAS, encoded by the coding sequence ATGGAGCGAAGGCAGCTTCTCGCTATCGTCTTGATGTTTATCGTTCTCGTGGCGTATCAAATATTTTACGTAGAACGGTTCCAAAAACGGCCCAAGAGACCGAAGCTCCCCTCCACAGTCGAGGTTACCGAAAGGCCACCGGCCCAGGCGATGCCACCCATCGTAGCCTCGCAGCCGTCTTTGACCTTTGATGAGGAATACGTACGGGTTCTGACTAGCCTGTATGAGGCAACATTTTCTACGCGCGGGGCGGCTCTTGTCAGCTTCAAACTCAGAAAATATCCTCTCACCCCTGGAAAGGGCAAGGAGCTGGTCGATTTGATTCCTACAGGTGAGAGGGCCCTCGTCCTGGACTTCGATGACCCGGGCCTGCGCAAGGCATCTATGGAGGGTATATTTGCCGTGAGCGCCGAAAGCCTGGAGTTGTCGGAGGCGAAAGCTTCAGGGGAAGTGACCTTTACCTACGTCGGCCCTAAAGGGTCTCGACTGATTAAACGTCTTACCTTCCACGACGGCAAATACGGCTTTGAAATGGACACTTACGTGAAGCGACCTGACGATTCTAAGGCGCCGATAGACCATCGGGTTCTCTGGGCCTACGGTTTAGGCGGTGGGAATAGTGGCTATGGGGCATATACGACCGTAAGCCATCTTATTGGAAAAGATCGGAGCGTGGACAAGCCGGGAAAGCTATTGCCCCTGACGGTTCACAAAGGCTCGGCCGCGTGGTCCGCAATCCAAACGAAGTACTTTACGGCTATATTGGCGGCACGGAATGGGGTTGCTGCAGCTGCGGTGGCGAAGCAAACGAGGGAGAAGCCCATAACCAAAACATCGTGGACGTTTCAGAAAAGGACAACAATCCAAAAAGTCTCCGAGCTTGCTCCCGGACTGGCATATACCAACACTGGCGAGGCTTCTCGCGAACGAATCTTAGTTTTCGCTGGGCCAAAGCTCCCCGTACGCCTCAAATCATACGGGTCCAAGCTGGAGCGTGTTATTGACCACGGTTGGTTCGGGCCTGTTTCCCGCCCACTCTTGGCTTTGCTGCTGCTAATTAATCGTCCTATCGGCAATTATGGTGTCTCAATCATTTTGTTGACTATCGCAGTTAAGGCTCTTTTCTTCCCGCTGAGCGTAAAGCAGCAAAAAAGTATGCGCCAAATGACAAAGCTCCAGCCCCGGCTAAAGGCTCTTCAGGATCGATATAAGAACGATAAGCAGAAACTAAACAAGGAGACCATGGACCTTTACAAGCGGGAGAAAGTCAACCCGCTGGGTGGATGTCTTCCTCTCCTGGTTCAATTTCCCGTTATCATCGCCCTCTACACAGTTTTGGGAGAGGCGCTGGAGCTTAGAGGCGCTCACTTCTTTCTATGGATTACTGACCTCTCGGTTCCCGAGAGCCTCTTCGTTCCCTGGTTCCATGTACTCCCAATATTGATGGGTGGGATGATGCTCCTCCAGAATCACATAGCGCCAGCCACAGCAATGGGCGGTGCGGGCGGCGATCCTAGACAGCAGCAAATGTTAAAGTACATGCCCATCATCTTTCTTTTTATATTTTGGGGGTTTCCAGCGGGGCTCAACCTATATTGGACCGTGTACACCGTCCTTGGCATAGGCGAACAGTTCATTATTAAGCGGCGCATGCCTCCAGAGGAGTCCCGAGCATCTTAG